The Trypanosoma brucei gambiense DAL972 chromosome 10, complete sequence genome has a segment encoding these proteins:
- a CDS encoding 60S acidic ribosomal protein, putative, whose protein sequence is MPKSKRATIVPLTKTRSKTREEKDELINKIRDALDDYTDVYTFELSNIRTNILQQIREERRNDSRLFLGNNKLLMIALGRDDSSSQRPNLHKLSKYLTGSCGLLFTNLPHQDVKEYFKGVSADVFARTGQVATCPLLLRTGPLAQFPHSMFDHLSRLGLPIKLDKGVIVLLRDTTVCEVGDTLTAEAAQLLKLFGIQSAEFKLELTAHWAKGVVKRMSKKKKEEEN, encoded by the coding sequence ATGCCAAAATCGAAGCGAGCTACGATTGTGCCACTTACGAAGACGCGTTCGAAAACGCGTGAGGAGAAGGATGAACTTATCAACAAAATTCGCGATGCACTCGACGACTACACGGATGTTTATACATTCGAGCTCTCTAACATTCGCACGAACATCCTCCAGCAAATACGCGAGGAAAGGCGCAATGACAGCCGCCTCTTTCTCGGAAACAACAAGCTCCTCATGATCGCTCTTGGTCGAGACGACTCCAGTTCGCAGAGACCTAACCTACATAAGCTCAGTAAGTACCTTACCGGTTCATGCGGACTGCTCTTTACCAACCTCCCTCATCAAGATGTGAAGGAGTACTTCAAGGGTGTCAGCGCGGACGTGTTTGCTCGGACTGGGCAAGTTGCAACTTGTCCCTTGCTTTTGCGTACGGGGCCTCTCGCACAGTTTCCACACAGCATGTTTGATCACCTCTCACGTCTCGGGCTTCCCATCAAACTGGACAAGGGGGTCATTGTTCTGCTGCGCGACACGACGGTGTGTGAAGTGGGCGACACTCTTACGGCGGAGGCTGCTCAACTTTTGAAGTTGTTTGGCATTCAGTCAGCGGAGTTTAAACTAGAGCTAACGGCCCATTGGGCGAAGGGTGTCGTCAAACGAAtgtcaaagaaaaagaaggaggaagaaaattaa